A part of Streptomyces sp. NBC_01210 genomic DNA contains:
- a CDS encoding EamA family transporter: MDAAESPGPGTGTGRGTRSRRTLGPVALVVAGALSVQFGASIAVLLMPRAGALGVVTLRLVLAALVLLVVCRPKLRGHSRADWGTVVAFGAAMAAMNVLFYQAVDRIPLGAAVTFEVLGPLALSVIVSRRLVNLVWAGLALGGVVLLSGGGFDRLDPVGALFALSAGAMWAAYIVFSARTGRRFPQADGLALAMAVGAVLSLPLGIAESGSTLLVPSTLGLGLAVALMSSVLPYTLELLALRRLPAPTFAVLMSLEPAIAATAGVLVLHQDLSMVDGLAIALVIAASMGAVRTQVARKAQ; encoded by the coding sequence CTGGATGCCGCAGAAAGCCCCGGCCCCGGCACCGGCACCGGTCGCGGCACGCGATCCCGCCGCACCCTCGGCCCCGTCGCCCTTGTCGTCGCCGGTGCGCTGTCCGTCCAGTTCGGCGCTTCCATCGCCGTACTGCTCATGCCGCGAGCCGGAGCTCTCGGTGTCGTCACCCTCCGGCTCGTGCTCGCCGCGCTCGTCCTGCTCGTCGTCTGCCGGCCCAAACTCCGCGGGCACTCGCGCGCCGACTGGGGCACCGTTGTCGCCTTCGGCGCCGCCATGGCCGCCATGAACGTCCTCTTCTACCAGGCCGTCGACCGCATCCCGCTCGGTGCCGCTGTCACCTTCGAGGTCCTCGGCCCGCTGGCGCTGTCGGTGATCGTGTCGCGGCGGCTGGTCAATCTCGTCTGGGCGGGCCTCGCGCTCGGCGGCGTCGTCCTGCTCAGCGGCGGCGGCTTCGACCGGCTCGACCCCGTGGGCGCGCTGTTCGCGCTCTCCGCGGGCGCGATGTGGGCCGCGTACATCGTGTTCAGCGCCCGCACCGGGCGGCGCTTCCCGCAGGCCGACGGGCTCGCGCTGGCCATGGCGGTCGGCGCCGTACTGAGTCTGCCGCTCGGGATCGCGGAGTCCGGATCCACGCTGCTCGTGCCGTCCACGCTCGGTCTCGGGCTCGCTGTCGCGCTGATGTCGTCCGTACTCCCGTACACCCTGGAGCTGCTCGCGCTGCGCCGGCTGCCCGCCCCGACCTTCGCGGTGCTGATGAGCCTGGAGCCGGCGATCGCCGCCACGGCCGGGGTCCTCGTGCTGCATCAGGACCTTTCCATGGTCGACGGCTTGGCGATCGCGCTGGTCATCGCGGCGAGCATGGGCGCGGTACGGACGCAGGTGGCCAGAAAGGCACAGTAA
- a CDS encoding LysR family transcriptional regulator has product MSIELRHLRCFLAIAEESSVTGAAVRLHLAQPTVSRALAALEKHLGIRLVDRSTHHLALTAEGRAFRDKAAAAVAAFDEALDPGRLRRWPLRLGHAWSALGPYTTPLLRRWQQDHADTPLELLRIDDRTAGLSRGEVDAAVLRGPVDTPGLVTERLFTEPRVAAVTSDGPLAARTSLTLAELAGGPVILNTVSGLTTLDLWPPENRPTSTLTVANTDDWLTAIAAGRGTGVSVASTSSMHPHPGVTYRPLSDAPPAPVLLAWRERAPHPAIPQLASLAREVAAAGSSRSSMPEREQPQVGVDVGKQAP; this is encoded by the coding sequence ATGAGCATCGAGCTGCGCCATCTCCGCTGCTTCCTGGCCATCGCGGAGGAGTCCAGCGTGACCGGGGCGGCGGTCCGGCTGCACCTGGCCCAGCCCACCGTCTCGCGCGCTCTGGCGGCGCTGGAAAAACATCTCGGCATCCGGCTCGTCGACCGCTCCACCCACCATCTCGCCCTCACCGCCGAGGGCCGGGCCTTCCGCGACAAGGCGGCGGCCGCGGTGGCCGCGTTCGACGAGGCGCTGGACCCCGGCCGGCTGCGCAGATGGCCGCTGCGGCTCGGGCACGCCTGGTCCGCCCTCGGCCCGTACACCACCCCCTTGCTGCGTCGCTGGCAGCAGGACCACGCCGACACGCCGCTGGAACTCCTCCGCATCGACGACCGCACGGCGGGCCTGTCCCGCGGCGAGGTCGACGCGGCGGTGCTGCGGGGCCCGGTGGACACGCCCGGCCTGGTCACCGAGCGGCTCTTCACCGAGCCCCGCGTGGCAGCGGTGACGTCGGACGGCCCCCTGGCCGCACGCACCTCCCTGACCCTCGCGGAACTGGCGGGCGGGCCGGTCATCCTGAACACGGTCTCGGGCCTGACGACCCTCGACCTCTGGCCGCCGGAGAACCGCCCGACATCCACGCTCACCGTCGCCAACACCGACGACTGGCTCACGGCGATCGCGGCGGGCCGGGGCACGGGGGTCTCGGTGGCCTCCACCTCCTCGATGCACCCGCACCCGGGCGTGACGTACCGCCCCCTGTCGGACGCCCCACCGGCACCGGTCCTGCTGGCGTGGCGCGAGAGGGCGCCGCATCCGGCGATCCCTCAACTGGCGTCGCTGGCACGTGAGGTGGCCGCGGCGGGCTCCTCAAGATCGTCCATGCCGGAACGGGAACAACCCCAAGTCGGCGTGGACGTGGGGAAACAAGCTCCGTAG
- a CDS encoding pyridoxamine 5'-phosphate oxidase family protein, producing MKRDELLWFLRRYKLAVQAAVTPDGAPQAAVVGFAVSDELEIVFDTVETTRKCFNLRTDPRIALVIGWDDAITAQIEGVADFPTGPELERLQQCYFAAYPDGRDRLAWPGITHVRVRPTWVRYSDFTQDPPLVEELTVEELTIG from the coding sequence ATGAAGCGCGACGAGCTGTTGTGGTTCCTTCGCAGGTACAAGCTCGCCGTCCAGGCGGCAGTGACCCCGGACGGAGCGCCCCAGGCCGCGGTCGTCGGGTTCGCGGTCAGTGACGAGCTCGAGATCGTCTTCGACACCGTCGAGACGACCCGCAAGTGCTTCAACCTGCGTACCGACCCCCGCATCGCGCTCGTGATCGGCTGGGACGACGCGATCACCGCGCAGATCGAGGGCGTCGCGGACTTCCCCACCGGCCCCGAGCTCGAACGCCTTCAGCAGTGCTACTTCGCCGCGTATCCCGACGGCCGGGACCGGCTCGCCTGGCCCGGCATCACCCATGTGCGGGTACGGCCGACCTGGGTGCGGTACAGCGACTTCACCCAGGACCCGCCGCTGGTCGAGGAGCTCACGGTCGAGGAGCTCACGATCGGGTGA
- a CDS encoding FAD-binding and (Fe-S)-binding domain-containing protein produces the protein MAEQRQGRWGGRGGRDRREAGELARALTRAVRGEVDFSAAARALMTMDASNYRRVPVGVVAPRDAEDVAAALEVCRRHGVPVVPRGAGTSIAGQATGIGVVLDFTRHMTAVVAVDAAARTAVVQPGVVLDTLRDAVRPLGLTFGPDPSTHSRCTLGGMIGNNSCGSHSVAWGTTADNVRNLSVHTYGGAELRLGQGWEGGAPTGLRELVDRNLALLRTGFPDGLPRRISGYALDALLPEKGVDLARAFCGSEGTLGVLTEATVRLVEAPRARALAVLGYADESAAADAALGLLAYRPLTVEGMAEDLVRDVRGLPRGGAWLFVETGGGTAAEARARADGIVRAAEALDGTVVDDPAGMRALWRVREDAAGTATRTADGGEAWPGWEDCAVPPARLGAYLRDFRALLAEHGLRGTPYGHFGDGCIHVRIDFDLMSAEGVRAFRRFSEEVAELVVAHGGSLSGEHGDGQARAELLPKMYGDELVGLFGRFKDLWDPAGGMNPGMLARPDRLDANLRFEVLPKKPVEVAFGYPHDGGDFSVAVRRCVGVAKCRVAGPGSGTDVMCPSFRATGEEAHSTRGRARLLHEMLAGEVVRDGWRSVEVRDALDLCLSCKGCRSDCPVGVDMATYKAEFLHHHYAGRRRPASHYAMGWLPVWLRAAAPFARVANAAAGFRPLAALAKRLGGIAPERELPRLAPVTFRRWLREHMGDRTAVFAAGRTAVLWPDTFTDHLSPSVGRAAVQVMESAGIGIALPPGRVCCGLTYVSTGQLDRARTVMRHTLDTVEPLLELGVPVVVLEPSCAAALKTDLPELLSDDPRAARLASSVRTFAQALEECAPDWTPPRIDRPVVGQTHCHQHAVLGDAADRRLRERAGLEGELSGGCCGLAGNFGFERGHYEVSVACAEDQLLPAVRAAGESAEVLADGFSCRTQLEQLEGRRARHLAEVLAEGLDGGPVTRS, from the coding sequence ATGGCTGAACAGCGACAGGGACGGTGGGGCGGCCGGGGTGGGCGGGACCGCCGGGAGGCGGGCGAACTGGCGCGCGCGCTCACCCGGGCGGTGCGCGGCGAGGTGGACTTCAGCGCGGCCGCGCGGGCGCTGATGACCATGGACGCGTCCAACTACCGGCGTGTGCCGGTCGGCGTCGTCGCGCCGCGCGACGCCGAGGACGTGGCCGCCGCCCTGGAGGTGTGCCGACGGCACGGGGTGCCGGTGGTGCCGCGCGGCGCCGGAACCTCCATCGCAGGTCAGGCCACCGGCATCGGTGTCGTCCTGGACTTCACCCGCCATATGACGGCGGTGGTGGCGGTGGACGCGGCGGCGCGTACGGCGGTGGTGCAGCCGGGCGTCGTCCTGGACACCCTGCGGGACGCCGTACGGCCGCTCGGGCTGACGTTCGGACCCGACCCGTCCACGCACAGCCGCTGCACGCTCGGCGGGATGATCGGCAACAATTCGTGCGGCTCGCACTCGGTGGCGTGGGGTACGACCGCCGACAACGTACGGAATCTGTCCGTGCACACCTACGGCGGCGCGGAGCTGCGGCTCGGGCAGGGCTGGGAGGGCGGCGCGCCGACGGGGCTGCGGGAACTGGTCGACCGGAATCTGGCGCTGCTGCGGACCGGGTTCCCGGACGGGCTGCCGAGGCGTATCTCCGGCTACGCGCTGGACGCTCTGCTGCCCGAGAAGGGCGTCGATCTGGCGCGGGCGTTCTGCGGCAGCGAGGGCACGCTGGGCGTGCTGACCGAGGCGACCGTACGGCTGGTCGAGGCGCCGCGCGCACGGGCGCTCGCCGTGCTCGGCTACGCCGACGAGAGCGCGGCGGCGGATGCGGCCCTGGGCCTGCTGGCGTACCGCCCGCTGACCGTCGAGGGCATGGCCGAGGACCTGGTGCGGGACGTGCGGGGGCTGCCGCGCGGCGGGGCCTGGCTCTTCGTGGAGACGGGCGGCGGCACCGCGGCCGAGGCGCGGGCGCGGGCGGACGGCATCGTGCGGGCGGCGGAGGCGCTGGACGGCACGGTGGTGGACGACCCGGCCGGTATGCGGGCGCTGTGGCGGGTGCGGGAGGACGCGGCGGGGACGGCGACCAGGACCGCCGACGGCGGTGAGGCGTGGCCGGGGTGGGAGGACTGCGCGGTGCCGCCGGCCCGGCTGGGCGCGTATCTGCGGGACTTCCGCGCGCTGCTCGCCGAGCACGGTCTGCGCGGTACGCCGTACGGGCACTTCGGGGACGGCTGTATTCATGTCCGTATCGACTTCGACCTGATGAGCGCGGAGGGAGTACGGGCCTTCCGGCGGTTCTCCGAGGAGGTCGCGGAGCTCGTGGTCGCGCACGGCGGCTCGCTGTCGGGGGAGCACGGCGACGGTCAGGCGCGCGCGGAGCTGCTGCCGAAGATGTACGGCGACGAACTGGTCGGGCTCTTCGGCCGGTTCAAGGACCTGTGGGACCCGGCGGGCGGTATGAACCCGGGGATGCTGGCCCGCCCGGACCGCCTCGACGCCAATCTCCGCTTCGAGGTGCTGCCGAAGAAGCCGGTGGAGGTCGCCTTCGGCTATCCGCACGACGGCGGGGACTTCTCGGTGGCGGTACGGCGGTGCGTGGGCGTCGCCAAGTGCCGTGTCGCCGGGCCGGGTTCGGGTACGGACGTGATGTGCCCGTCGTTCCGCGCCACGGGCGAGGAGGCCCACTCGACGCGCGGCCGCGCCCGGCTGCTGCACGAGATGCTCGCGGGCGAGGTCGTCCGTGACGGCTGGCGCTCGGTGGAGGTACGGGACGCGCTGGATCTGTGCCTCTCCTGCAAGGGCTGCCGGAGCGACTGCCCGGTGGGAGTCGACATGGCCACGTACAAGGCGGAGTTCCTGCACCACCACTACGCGGGCCGGCGGCGGCCGGCCTCGCACTACGCGATGGGGTGGCTGCCGGTGTGGCTGCGGGCGGCGGCGCCGTTCGCGCGGGTGGCCAACGCGGCGGCCGGGTTCCGGCCGCTGGCCGCGCTCGCGAAACGGCTGGGCGGGATCGCGCCGGAGCGCGAGCTGCCGAGGCTCGCGCCGGTGACGTTCCGGCGCTGGCTGCGGGAGCACATGGGCGACCGGACGGCGGTTTTCGCGGCCGGCCGTACGGCCGTGCTGTGGCCGGACACCTTCACCGACCATCTGTCGCCGTCCGTGGGCCGGGCGGCGGTGCAGGTCATGGAGTCGGCGGGCATCGGCATCGCCCTTCCGCCGGGCCGGGTCTGCTGCGGACTGACGTACGTCTCCACGGGCCAGCTCGACCGGGCCCGTACGGTCATGCGCCACACGCTGGACACGGTGGAACCGCTGCTGGAGCTGGGCGTCCCGGTCGTCGTACTGGAACCGAGCTGCGCGGCGGCCCTGAAGACGGATCTGCCGGAGCTCCTGTCCGACGACCCACGGGCGGCCCGCCTGGCCTCGTCCGTACGCACCTTCGCCCAGGCCCTGGAGGAGTGCGCCCCGGACTGGACCCCGCCCCGGATCGACCGCCCGGTGGTGGGCCAGACGCACTGCCACCAGCACGCGGTCCTGGGCGACGCGGCGGACCGCCGGCTTCGCGAACGCGCGGGTCTGGAGGGCGAGTTGAGCGGCGGCTGCTGCGGACTCGCGGGCAACTTCGGCTTCGAGCGGGGCCACTACGAGGTGTCGGTGGCGTGCGCGGAGGACCAGCTGCTCCCGGCGGTCCGCGCGGCGGGCGAGTCTGCGGAGGTCCTGGCGGACGGCTTCTCCTGCCGTACGCAACTGGAGCAACTGGAGGGGCGGCGGGCGCGGCATCTGGCGGAGGTGCTGGCGGAGGGGCTGGACGGCGGACCGGTCACCCGATCGTGA
- a CDS encoding GTP-binding protein → MTRVTRAVPPAQPHPTLAGTTANPLKIVVVGGFGVGKTTMVRSVSEIRPLHTEEVMSRADRSLDDTARVRKKSDTTVAFDFGRITIDENCVLYLFGAPGEERFWFLWDRVFAGTLGAVVLVDTRCLDDAGYAIDRLEHNGTPFIVAVNDFGGPFHSDEQIREALALGPEVPLMEFDARDHSSSKFVLLALIEHMHAQSLPHKD, encoded by the coding sequence ATGACCCGCGTCACGCGAGCGGTCCCCCCGGCGCAGCCCCACCCCACGCTCGCCGGGACGACCGCCAACCCTCTGAAGATCGTCGTCGTAGGCGGCTTCGGAGTCGGCAAGACGACCATGGTCCGCTCCGTCAGCGAGATCCGTCCGCTGCACACGGAGGAGGTGATGAGCCGCGCCGACCGCAGCCTCGACGACACGGCCCGCGTACGGAAAAAATCCGACACCACCGTCGCCTTCGACTTCGGCCGGATCACGATCGACGAAAACTGCGTCCTGTACCTCTTCGGCGCCCCCGGCGAGGAACGCTTCTGGTTCCTCTGGGACCGCGTCTTCGCCGGCACGCTCGGCGCGGTCGTCCTCGTCGACACCCGCTGCCTCGACGACGCCGGGTACGCGATCGACCGCCTTGAACACAACGGCACGCCCTTCATCGTCGCCGTGAACGACTTCGGCGGCCCGTTCCACAGCGACGAACAGATCCGCGAGGCGCTCGCTCTCGGGCCCGAAGTGCCGCTGATGGAGTTCGACGCCCGGGACCACTCCTCCAGCAAGTTCGTACTGCTCGCGCTGATCGAGCACATGCACGCGCAGTCCTTGCCCCACAAGGACTGA
- the serC gene encoding phosphoserine transaminase, with product MAEIQIPADIKPADGRFGAGPSKVRTEALDALAATGTSLLGTSHRQAPVKNLVGAVRDGVRDLFQLPEGYEVILGNGGSTAFWDIATYGLIENKSQHLAFGEFSSKFAKAAKLAPWLADPTVISSDPGTHPDPEAEAGADVYAFTHNETSTGVAAPIKRVAGADEGSLVLVDATSGAGGLPVDIAETDVYYFAPQKSFASDGGLWIGVFSPAALERAARIHDSGRHVPEFFSLPTAIDNSLKNQTYNTPALATLFLLNEQLTWLNSQGGLDWSVRRTATSSRTLYGWAEASKYATPFVIDPAKRSQVIGTIDFADEIDAAAVAKALRANGIVDTEPYRKLGRNQLRVAMFPAIDPADVEALTACIDYVIEKL from the coding sequence GTGGCTGAGATCCAGATTCCCGCTGACATCAAGCCCGCCGACGGCCGTTTCGGCGCGGGCCCCTCCAAGGTGCGTACGGAGGCGCTGGACGCCCTGGCCGCCACCGGCACCTCTCTCCTCGGTACGTCCCACCGCCAGGCCCCGGTGAAGAACCTGGTCGGCGCGGTGCGCGACGGCGTACGCGACCTCTTCCAGCTCCCCGAGGGCTATGAGGTGATCCTGGGCAACGGCGGCTCCACCGCCTTCTGGGACATCGCGACGTACGGCCTGATCGAGAACAAGTCGCAGCACCTCGCCTTCGGCGAGTTCTCCTCCAAGTTCGCCAAGGCCGCGAAGCTCGCGCCGTGGCTGGCCGATCCGACCGTCATCTCCTCCGACCCGGGCACGCACCCGGACCCGGAGGCCGAGGCCGGTGCCGACGTCTACGCCTTCACGCACAACGAGACCTCGACCGGCGTCGCGGCCCCGATCAAGCGTGTCGCGGGCGCGGACGAGGGTTCGCTGGTCCTGGTCGACGCCACCTCCGGCGCGGGCGGCCTGCCGGTCGACATCGCCGAGACGGATGTCTACTACTTCGCCCCGCAGAAGTCCTTCGCCTCCGACGGCGGCCTGTGGATCGGTGTCTTCTCCCCGGCCGCACTCGAGCGCGCCGCCCGTATCCACGACTCGGGCCGCCATGTCCCGGAGTTCTTCAGCCTCCCGACGGCGATCGACAACTCGCTGAAGAACCAGACGTACAACACTCCGGCGCTGGCCACGCTCTTCCTCCTGAACGAGCAGCTGACCTGGCTGAACAGCCAGGGCGGCCTGGACTGGTCGGTCCGGCGCACGGCGACGTCCTCGCGGACGCTGTACGGCTGGGCCGAGGCGTCCAAGTACGCGACACCGTTCGTCATCGACCCGGCGAAGCGCTCGCAGGTCATCGGCACGATCGACTTCGCGGACGAGATCGACGCGGCGGCGGTCGCGAAGGCGCTGCGCGCCAACGGCATCGTCGACACCGAGCCGTACCGCAAGCTGGGCCGCAACCAGCTGCGCGTGGCGATGTTCCCGGCGATCGACCCGGCGGACGTCGAGGCGCTGACGGCGTGCATCGACTACGTGATCGAGAAGCTGTAA
- a CDS encoding Uma2 family endonuclease, translating to MSAAAAEHPCDGEPETLLETANRLAEQHPGYRVEIIGGVLTVAPPPDGAHARALTDLMIPFLAAGLHGEESKVLQAVGLWLPGGPDDYAIPDLAVVDSDFEEHLVENNCYDPAVFRLVLEVTSSNYQQDLRNKVTAYAEAKIPAYVIVDRKHNRVHVLTDPIANDYDTHRIHAAGEQIALPGSIGAEVKLDVAALLRAGERHS from the coding sequence ATGTCTGCCGCAGCAGCCGAGCACCCCTGTGACGGCGAGCCGGAGACACTGCTCGAGACGGCCAACCGTCTCGCGGAGCAGCACCCCGGCTACCGCGTCGAGATCATCGGAGGCGTCCTCACCGTGGCCCCACCACCGGACGGTGCCCATGCAAGGGCTTTGACCGACCTCATGATCCCCTTCCTCGCTGCAGGTCTGCACGGCGAGGAGTCAAAGGTGCTCCAGGCGGTCGGCCTCTGGCTGCCGGGAGGTCCGGATGACTACGCCATCCCGGACCTCGCCGTCGTCGATTCCGACTTCGAAGAGCACCTCGTCGAGAACAACTGCTACGACCCGGCCGTCTTCCGGCTGGTGTTGGAAGTCACCTCCAGCAACTACCAGCAGGATCTGCGCAACAAGGTCACCGCCTACGCCGAGGCCAAGATCCCGGCCTACGTGATCGTCGACCGCAAGCACAATCGCGTCCACGTCCTGACGGACCCCATCGCCAACGACTACGACACACACCGCATCCACGCAGCGGGCGAGCAGATCGCCCTCCCCGGGTCGATCGGCGCCGAGGTCAAGCTCGACGTGGCAGCTCTCCTGCGGGCCGGCGAACGACACAGCTGA
- a CDS encoding WD40 repeat domain-containing protein produces the protein MRSLPYVTGSAAIGVAATVVLLAAGPAASDDSGFTIKDPRITESSGLAASRAHPGIYWTHNDQDEPRVFAVDSKTGETVATVTLEGVGKPRDMEAISVGPDGNVYVGDIGDNLNGSWDHVWIYKFPEPKALKDMTVRATQYTVKYADGARNAEALMVHPKTGRVYIASKNDGGGGLYEGPATLTASGTNVFRRIGEVPWVTDGAFSPDGKELVLRSYFSARGYVWKDGKLGADHRVSAPLQGQAESVTYTLDGKALMFGSEGKQSGVERVPTGKDSASDGDSKSPSKGGSSAAGSDGGNKRTFTYGLIVLAGATALVLGVKRLLRRG, from the coding sequence ATGCGTTCGCTTCCGTACGTCACCGGTTCCGCCGCCATCGGAGTTGCCGCCACCGTTGTGCTGCTCGCCGCGGGCCCCGCCGCCTCCGACGACTCCGGCTTCACGATCAAGGACCCGAGGATCACGGAGTCCAGCGGGCTCGCGGCCAGTCGCGCGCACCCCGGGATCTACTGGACGCACAACGACCAGGACGAGCCGCGCGTCTTCGCCGTCGACTCCAAGACCGGCGAGACTGTCGCGACGGTCACTCTGGAGGGGGTCGGGAAGCCCCGCGACATGGAGGCCATCTCGGTGGGGCCCGACGGGAACGTGTACGTGGGCGACATCGGCGACAACCTCAACGGCAGCTGGGACCATGTCTGGATCTACAAGTTCCCCGAGCCCAAGGCCCTCAAGGACATGACCGTCCGGGCGACGCAGTACACCGTCAAGTACGCGGACGGCGCGCGCAACGCCGAGGCGCTGATGGTCCATCCCAAGACCGGCCGGGTCTACATCGCATCGAAGAACGACGGCGGCGGCGGACTGTACGAGGGCCCCGCCACACTCACCGCCTCCGGGACCAATGTCTTCCGGCGGATCGGGGAGGTGCCGTGGGTGACGGACGGGGCCTTCTCGCCCGACGGCAAGGAGCTGGTGCTGCGCTCGTACTTCAGCGCGCGCGGATACGTGTGGAAGGACGGCAAGCTCGGCGCGGACCACCGGGTGAGCGCGCCGCTTCAGGGGCAGGCCGAGTCGGTCACGTACACGCTGGACGGGAAAGCGCTGATGTTCGGCTCGGAGGGGAAGCAGAGCGGGGTGGAGCGGGTCCCGACCGGCAAGGACTCCGCTTCGGACGGGGACAGCAAGTCGCCGTCCAAGGGCGGGAGTTCGGCCGCCGGAAGCGATGGCGGCAACAAGAGGACCTTCACGTACGGGCTGATCGTCCTGGCCGGCGCCACCGCGCTTGTCCTCGGCGTAAAGCGTCTGCTGCGGCGCGGCTGA
- a CDS encoding GDSL-type esterase/lipase family protein, protein MRFMFVGDSMTIGRAGDYSWRYRMWQHLSTSLDGPHEIVGPRTELYDTVANAPVSYAYADPAFPAEARRHLSGWGEGWLHMAPLIRETVTAEKADILLVSLGLIDLGFYTDSTQTALNARQFIAEARAANPHVRMVLLPVIPNIRARSDAPFAAECARFNELLAKAVADLDTAASPILLASPPESYALDTDTYDGTHPGPTGEHKLAGAFAGAMHEAWGLGGRYGAVVVPSQRGAAHHQNLDRDAGSVDLVRGAVSTHP, encoded by the coding sequence ATGCGTTTCATGTTCGTCGGCGACTCCATGACCATCGGACGCGCCGGCGACTACAGCTGGCGCTACCGCATGTGGCAGCACCTCAGCACATCCCTCGACGGCCCGCACGAGATCGTCGGCCCGCGGACCGAGCTGTACGACACGGTGGCGAACGCGCCGGTGTCGTACGCGTACGCCGACCCCGCCTTCCCCGCCGAGGCCCGCCGCCACCTGTCCGGCTGGGGCGAAGGCTGGCTGCACATGGCTCCGCTGATCCGGGAGACGGTCACGGCGGAGAAGGCCGACATCCTGCTGGTCTCGCTCGGCCTGATAGACCTCGGCTTCTACACGGACAGCACCCAAACCGCCCTGAACGCCCGCCAGTTCATCGCCGAGGCCCGCGCGGCCAACCCGCATGTGCGGATGGTCCTGCTGCCGGTCATCCCGAACATACGGGCCCGGTCGGACGCCCCGTTCGCGGCGGAGTGCGCCCGCTTCAACGAACTCCTGGCGAAGGCGGTCGCGGACCTGGACACCGCGGCCTCGCCGATTCTGCTGGCGTCGCCCCCGGAGTCGTACGCCCTCGACACGGACACGTACGACGGGACACACCCGGGCCCGACGGGCGAACACAAACTGGCGGGGGCGTTCGCGGGGGCGATGCACGAGGCGTGGGGGCTGGGCGGGCGGTACGGGGCCGTGGTTGTGCCGTCACAGCGGGGTGCTGCCCACCATCAGAACCTTGATCGCGACGCGGGATCCGTCGATCTCGTACGTGGCGCGGTAAGCACCCACCCGTAA
- a CDS encoding type II toxin-antitoxin system RelE family toxin, giving the protein MRLTIIWEPAAASGLRRLKARDGDAVRPLVQAINALALDPEPVASSKLGGTGLRRLRVGAYRATYEIDGSRVAIKVLMVGSTPL; this is encoded by the coding sequence ATGAGGTTGACGATCATCTGGGAGCCCGCGGCGGCCAGTGGGCTGAGGCGGCTCAAGGCGCGTGACGGGGACGCGGTCAGACCCCTGGTACAGGCGATCAACGCTCTCGCTCTTGATCCTGAGCCTGTCGCGAGCAGCAAGCTCGGTGGGACCGGGCTGCGGCGGTTACGGGTGGGTGCTTACCGCGCCACGTACGAGATCGACGGATCCCGCGTCGCGATCAAGGTTCTGATGGTGGGCAGCACCCCGCTGTGA
- a CDS encoding helix-turn-helix domain-containing protein, whose amino-acid sequence MHSSERGSRSFGALLRFHRERADFSQEALAGRIGFSKSQVAMVERGERQPRGKFVPYADEVLGAQGALVVVAAKEFEDNGLRPWTEDYLIEEQKAAALHAYQNHVIPGALQTESYARAVFNCNYCPPLEDEEIEKRVAARLERQKLFRRKPTPIVSYVLEQSTLTRPLGGPAVLKEQLHHILDVGRLRHVEVQVVPHDRQTHAGLAGPMILLETAERRQLAYVEGQNGGYFVTEQPDLGDMFGRYGILRAQALTPEESAKLIEQVAEGL is encoded by the coding sequence GTGCACTCCAGTGAACGAGGTTCGAGGTCGTTCGGCGCGTTGCTGCGCTTCCACCGCGAACGGGCCGACTTCTCGCAGGAGGCGTTGGCCGGGCGCATCGGGTTCTCCAAGTCCCAGGTGGCGATGGTGGAACGGGGAGAGCGGCAGCCGAGGGGCAAGTTCGTGCCGTACGCGGATGAGGTCCTGGGTGCACAAGGTGCACTGGTCGTCGTGGCGGCGAAGGAGTTCGAGGACAACGGGCTACGGCCATGGACCGAGGACTACCTGATCGAGGAGCAGAAGGCGGCTGCCCTCCACGCGTACCAGAACCATGTGATTCCCGGCGCGCTGCAGACCGAGTCGTACGCACGGGCGGTCTTCAACTGCAACTACTGCCCGCCGCTGGAGGACGAGGAGATCGAGAAACGAGTGGCGGCCCGACTCGAACGGCAGAAGCTCTTCCGTCGCAAGCCCACACCCATCGTCAGTTACGTACTGGAGCAGAGCACGCTCACCCGGCCTCTCGGCGGCCCTGCCGTCCTCAAGGAGCAGTTGCACCACATCCTCGACGTCGGCCGACTTCGCCATGTCGAGGTCCAAGTCGTGCCTCATGACCGGCAGACCCACGCCGGACTCGCCGGGCCCATGATCCTGCTGGAGACAGCTGAGCGACGCCAGCTCGCTTACGTCGAAGGGCAGAACGGCGGCTACTTCGTGACCGAACAGCCGGACCTAGGTGACATGTTCGGTCGATATGGCATTCTGCGGGCTCAGGCACTCACTCCCGAAGAGTCCGCGAAACTGATCGAGCAGGTGGCAGAGGGACTATGA
- a CDS encoding DUF397 domain-containing protein, which produces MSTDLKWFKSSYSSEQGECVEVAVDWFKSSYSGDQGECVEVATCPAAIHVRDSKDTTRPALTLSPTAWTALIETVRRTPPTR; this is translated from the coding sequence ATGAGCACGGACCTGAAGTGGTTCAAGAGCAGCTACAGCAGCGAGCAGGGCGAATGCGTCGAGGTCGCCGTCGACTGGTTCAAGAGCAGCTACAGCGGCGACCAGGGCGAGTGCGTCGAGGTCGCCACCTGCCCCGCCGCCATCCATGTCCGTGACTCCAAGGACACCACCCGCCCCGCCCTCACCCTCTCCCCCACCGCCTGGACCGCCCTCATCGAGACCGTCAGGCGTACGCCGCCCACCCGGTGA